A genomic region of Notamacropus eugenii isolate mMacEug1 chromosome 3, mMacEug1.pri_v2, whole genome shotgun sequence contains the following coding sequences:
- the LOC140532851 gene encoding uncharacterized protein, translated as MPRKGKRNKSIEGYFLGEQTFPPFLSDEEEQCLPSGKDTEIKDSVSQPTQWAQAMEELKKNFENQVREVEEKLGREMRGMKEKHEKQISSLLKENQKNVEEINTLKTSLTQLAKEVQKANEEKNAFKSRISQMEKEIQKLTEENSSFKTRMAQMDAKDFVRKTDITEHSEKIGKMEDNVKYLIGKTTDLENRFRRDNLKILGLPENHDQKKSLDIIFHEIIKENCPEILEPEGKINIQGIHRTPHERDPKRETRRNIVAKFQNSQVKEKILQAARKQQFKYCGNTIRITQDLAPSTLRNRREWNRIFQKSKELGLKPRITYPAKLSIILQGKKWSFNEIEDFQAFLMKRPELKRKFDFQTQE; from the coding sequence atgcccagaaaagggaaaagaaataaaagtattgaaggctactttcttggagaacagacatttcctcccttcctttctgatgaggaagaacaatgcttaccatcaggcaaagacacagaaatcaaggattctgtgtcccagcccacccaatgggctcaggccatggaagagctcaaaaagaattttgaaaatcaagttagagaggtggaggaaaaactgggaagagaaatgagagggatgaaagagaagcatgaaaagcagatcagctccctgctaaaggagaaccaaaaaaatgttgaagaaattaacaccttgaaaactagcctaactcaattggcaaaagaggttcaaaaagccaatgaggagaagaatgctttcaaaagtagaattagccaaatggaaaaggagattcaaaagctcactgaagaaaatagttctttcaaaactagaatggcacagatggacgctaaggactttgtgagaaagacagatatcacagaacatagtgagaagattggaaaaatggaagataatgtgaaatatctcattggaaaaacaactgacctggaaaatagattcaggagagacaatttaaaaattctgggactacctgaaaaccacgatcaaaagaagagcctagacatcatcttccatgaaattatcaaggaaaactgccctgagattctagaaccagagggcaaaataaatattcaaggaatccacagaacaccgcatgaaagagatccaaaaagagaaactcgtaggaacattgtggccaaattccagaattcccaggtgaaagagaaaatattgcaagcagctagaaagcaacaattcaagtattgtggaaatacaatcaggataacacaagatctagcaccctctacattaaggaatcgaagggaatggaataggatattccagaagtcaaaggaactaggactaaaaccaagaatcacctacccagcaaaactgagtataatacttcaggggaaaaaatggtctttcaatgaaatagaggattttcaagcattcttgatgaaaagaccagagctgaaaagaaaatttgactttcaaacacaagaatga